A stretch of Schistocerca cancellata isolate TAMUIC-IGC-003103 chromosome 3, iqSchCanc2.1, whole genome shotgun sequence DNA encodes these proteins:
- the LOC126175241 gene encoding uncharacterized protein LOC126175241 isoform X2 has protein sequence MERRKFVGLEVFALLALAALPELARCQLAAPRVVCAAEGRLPDPTDCGYYVDCTENSDGSYSQTVSPCPAGTYYDSCQGDCSKTQQPSVCSFACDNDGIAGFPPENPSVYFVCNTAGVVPTLTVAKCPSGTAIGADMTTCIGIAPDCPVNNESPGPSTCNGTYYYGHANNCSVYYYCSGPGASPEATYCNADEYFISYNHSCTKFQCTSQGFFADPADCASFYYCVGDASEATQLTCASGTHFDSSAGGCVQGECTTVCPGSSSHFTCPSVGFFADPLNCNWYYYCDSTLQASHSQCPDGSHFDSTLGGCLMGECPSRLVGMGREVGVRPLRSVSSLSLRREETKIPFWNSRKETLQMPSP, from the exons CTGTTGGCGCTGGCGGCACTTCCAGAGCTCGCCCGCTGCCAACTGGCTGCACCGAGAGTCGTCTGCGCGGCCGAGGGCCGCCTGCCCGACCCCACGGACTGCGGCTACTACGTGGACTGCACAGAGAACAGCGACGGCAGCTACTCGCAGACCGTCAGCCCGTGCCCCGCCGGCACCTACTACGATTCCTGCCAGGGCGACTGCAGCAAAACTCAGCAACCATCCGTCTGTTCCTTTGCCTGTGACAATGATGGCATTGCCGGATTTCCACCTGAAAATCCGTCTGTGTACTTTGTGTGTAACACCGCTGGTGTTGTACCGACCTTAACTGTTGCTAAGTGTCCTAGTGGTACTGCAATCGGTGCTGACATGACCACTTGCATAGGTATTGCCCCCGACTGTCCAGTCAATAATGAGTCGCCTGGGCCCTCTACATGCAACGGAACTTATTATTACGGACATGCGAATAACTGTTCCGTTTACTACTACTGCAGTGGCCCAGGTGCGTCACCAGAAGCGACGTACTGCAACGCTGACGAATACTTCATCAGTTACAACCACAGCTGCACCAAGTTTCAGTGCACGTCGCAGGGATTTTTTGCAGATCCAGCCGATTGTGCCTCTTTCTATTACTGCGTTGGCGATGCTTCGGAAGCGACGCAGCTTACGTGTGCGAGTGGTACTCATTTCGACAGCTCGGCTGGAGGGTGCGTGCAGGGAGAGTGCACAACAGTCTGCCCCGGAAGCAGCTCGCACTTCACGTGCCCCTCCGTCGGCTTTTTCGCAGATCCGTTGAACTGCAACTGGTACTACTACTGCGACAGCACGCTGCAAGCATCGCACAGTCAGTGTCCAGACGGAAGCCACTTCGACAGCACCTTAG GTGGCTGCTTGATGGGCGAGTGTCCTAGCAGGCTGGTCGGTATGGGCCGGGAAGTTGGAGTGCGACCTCTGCGCTCTGTTTCTAGCCTTTCATTACGACGTGAGGAAACCAAGATTCCATTCTGGAATTCTCGCAAGGAGACATTGCAGATGCCAAGTCCATAG
- the LOC126175241 gene encoding uncharacterized protein LOC126175241 isoform X1: protein MERRKFVGLEVFALLALAALPELARCQLAAPRVVCAAEGRLPDPTDCGYYVDCTENSDGSYSQTVSPCPAGTYYDSCQGDCSKTQQPSVCSFACDNDGIAGFPPENPSVYFVCNTAGVVPTLTVAKCPSGTAIGADMTTCIGIAPDCPVNNESPGPSTCNGTYYYGHANNCSVYYYCSGPGASPEATYCNADEYFISYNHSCTKFQCTSQGFFADPADCASFYYCVGDASEATQLTCASGTHFDSSAGGCVQGECTTVCPGSSSHFTCPSVGFFADPLNCNWYYYCDSTLQASHSQCPDGSHFDSTLGGCLMGECSSTGTDFTCRSSGIFADTSNCNWYYYCDGSLQASHSKCPDGSHFNSTLGGCLMGECPSRLVGMGREVGVRPLRSVSSLSLRREETKIPFWNSRKETLQMPSP, encoded by the coding sequence CTGTTGGCGCTGGCGGCACTTCCAGAGCTCGCCCGCTGCCAACTGGCTGCACCGAGAGTCGTCTGCGCGGCCGAGGGCCGCCTGCCCGACCCCACGGACTGCGGCTACTACGTGGACTGCACAGAGAACAGCGACGGCAGCTACTCGCAGACCGTCAGCCCGTGCCCCGCCGGCACCTACTACGATTCCTGCCAGGGCGACTGCAGCAAAACTCAGCAACCATCCGTCTGTTCCTTTGCCTGTGACAATGATGGCATTGCCGGATTTCCACCTGAAAATCCGTCTGTGTACTTTGTGTGTAACACCGCTGGTGTTGTACCGACCTTAACTGTTGCTAAGTGTCCTAGTGGTACTGCAATCGGTGCTGACATGACCACTTGCATAGGTATTGCCCCCGACTGTCCAGTCAATAATGAGTCGCCTGGGCCCTCTACATGCAACGGAACTTATTATTACGGACATGCGAATAACTGTTCCGTTTACTACTACTGCAGTGGCCCAGGTGCGTCACCAGAAGCGACGTACTGCAACGCTGACGAATACTTCATCAGTTACAACCACAGCTGCACCAAGTTTCAGTGCACGTCGCAGGGATTTTTTGCAGATCCAGCCGATTGTGCCTCTTTCTATTACTGCGTTGGCGATGCTTCGGAAGCGACGCAGCTTACGTGTGCGAGTGGTACTCATTTCGACAGCTCGGCTGGAGGGTGCGTGCAGGGAGAGTGCACAACAGTCTGCCCCGGAAGCAGCTCGCACTTCACGTGCCCCTCCGTCGGCTTTTTCGCAGATCCGTTGAACTGCAACTGGTACTACTACTGCGACAGCACGCTGCAAGCATCGCACAGTCAGTGTCCAGACGGAAGCCACTTCGACAGCACCTTAGGTGGCTGCTTGATGGGCGAGTGTTCTAGCACAGGAACAGACTTCACGTGTCGTTCCAGCGGCATTTTCGCAGATACGTCGAACTGTAACTGGTACTACTACTGCGACGGCAGCCTACAAGCATCGCACAGCAAGTGTCCAGACGGAAGTCACTTCAATAGCACCTTAGGTGGCTGCTTGATGGGCGAGTGTCCTAGCAGGCTGGTCGGTATGGGCCGGGAAGTTGGAGTGCGACCTCTGCGCTCTGTTTCTAGCCTTTCATTACGACGTGAGGAAACCAAGATTCCATTCTGGAATTCTCGCAAGGAGACATTGCAGATGCCAAGTCCATAG